The Longimicrobium sp. DNA window GGCGCTGGTGGAGGTCTTCAAGACGGTGGGACGCGTGGGGCCCAGCGACGCCACCGTGCTGGTGACGGGGGAGAGCGGGACCGGTAAGGAGCTGATCGCTCGCGCCGTCCACCGGGTGAGCGCGCGCGCCGGTGGCCCTTTCGTCGCGGTCAACTGCGCCGCCTTCCCCGAAGATCTGCTGGAAAGCGAGCTATTCGGCCACGAGAAGGGTGCCTTCACCGGAGCGGTCGCGCGTAAGATCGGCCGCTTCGAGCGCGCGGGGGGCGGGACGCTCTTCCTGGACGAGATCGGCGACATGAGCCTCGTCCTCCAGGCCAAGATCCTCCGCGCGGTGCAGGAGCGGGAGATCGAGCGGCTGGGCGGGGAGGAGCGCATTGCGCTGGACGTGCGCGTGGTGACGGCCACGCACCGCGACCTCCCTGCGCTGATCGCGTCCGGCGACTTCCGCGAGGACCTGTACTACCGGCTCGCCGTGGTGCGCCTCCACCTACCGCCGTTGCGCGAGAGGCCGGGCGACCTGCGTCCGCTCGCGCTGCACTACGCCGCGCGCTTCGCACGCGCGTACGGGCGCCCCGTGCGCGCGATGAGCGAGGGTGCGCTGGAGCGGCTGGCGTCGCATCGCTGGCCGGGCAACATCCGCGAGCTGCGGAACGCTCTGGAACGGGCCGTTCTCATCGCGCCCGGCGAGGTGGTGCTGGCCGAGCACGTGGATCTCGGCGCCGCGCCGCCGGGGGAGCCGCGGGGGATCGCGCTGCCGGGGTACTCGCCCACGCTTTCGTTCGCGGAGATGGAGGCGCTGCACCTGCGCCAGGTGCTCGAGCATGCGGAGGGGCAGATCGGGCGCGCGGCGGAGATCCTGGGGGTGCACCGCAATACCGTGACGCGGAAGGCGCTGGAGTATGGGATTTTGCCCGGATGACGGGCGTCGACGCCGGGTCGGACACGGGCAGCCACGTGGGGCGGCCCCTACGGAGGTCGATGCGCGGTGCGGGGATTCGCGCGCGGCGGGGGAGGGCAGACACGCAGGTCTGCCCCTACGGGTTTGGGGGACGGATGGCGGCGGCATGCTGTTTTTTGGGGCATGCGGCAGAAAATGCAGCGGGGGGAGGGGACGAGGGGTGGGAAAAGCCCAGTGTTTGCGCGGGTTCGGAGGGGAACGGGGCGTGCCCTGGTGAGATGCGGATGATTCACCTGAGCCCACTGCCGTGACGCGACCCCTGAAGCTGAGCGATGCGCTGGATGCGCTGCCACGGGCGGACGACCTGTCCCTCCTGCGGGCCGCGCTCGTGGGTGCGTCGCGCGAGGACGGCGGGCGCGTATGGACCGCCGCGGACGCGTACGCCACGGTCGGCTCGCGCCTGGCCGACGCGGATGCGCTGGAGGCCGGGATCACCGCGCTGGCGGAGCGCGCCCGCGATCGCGTGGAGCGGGTGATGCGCCACTCCGTCGCCGCCCTGCGCGCGGTGGACGCAGGGGACCCCGCCGCCGCCGCGCGGGCCCTGATCGCGGCCGGCGAGGTGGAGGAGGAGGAGGGGCGGCTGGAGGAGGCGGAGAGCTTCTTCCGGCGCGCCGTGGAGCTGGGGCGCAAGCCGCGCGACCGAAGCGGCGAAGCCCTTGCGCTGCGGCGGCTGGGGCGCGTTGCCCGCTCGCGCGGCGCGCTCAACGACGCGGTGCGCTTCTACACGGAATCCTTTCAGATCGGCTCCGCCCAGCGCGATGGCGAAGGAGCCGTGGTCGCGTGCCTGGGTCTCGGCAACGTGCGGACGGACCAGGGGCTGTGGGCGAAAGCGCGCGGCTGGTACGAGCGCGGCCTGGAGCTCCTGGGCGACGGCGGATCGCCCGTCCACCGCTGGCAGCTCTACGTCAACATGGCCGTGGTGGAGCTGCGCACCGGCGCCCTCGACGCCTGCGAGCGCTGGCTGGACCTTGCGGACGAAGTCGGCGACGATGCGGCGGCGGTGCACATCCGCAACGGGCGCGGGCGCCTGGCGATGGCGCGCGGGCGGCTGGAAGAGGCCGACGCGGAGTTCCAGGCAGCGCTGGAGCACGCATCGTCGCCGTACGCGCAGGGGCTGATCCTGATCAACGTCGCCGAAGTCCACCTCGCGCGCGGCCGGGTGCGCGAGGCGGAGCAGGCGGCGCGCGCGCTGGAGGCGGTGGCGCTCGCGCATTCGCTGTTCACCCTCCTCCCGGACGTGTACCGCACGCTGGGCGCTGTGGCACGCGCGCGTGGCGACGAGGAGGCCTTCATCTTCTACGAGCAGGCGCTGGGCATCTGCCGCGGCGAGTCGATCCCCGCCATCGAGCTGGCGACGACGCAGCACGAGTACGCGCTGCTGGACGCGGAGCAGGGGAGGACCGAGTCGGCGATCGCCCGGCTGCAGGTGGCGCTGGAGATCTATCGCGAGCTGGGAACGGGCCCGGAGACCGAACGGGCCACCGCGGAGCTGGCCCGCATCGCGCGGACTGACGCTGGACCAACCGAGGAGGGGTGACGATATGAGGATGCGGAGCTGGATGACGCTGATCGCCGTGCTGGCGCTGGGCGGGTGCGGCAAGGACTTCGTGGCGGGCGGCGCGCGCGACGTGGAGGTGTACGCCACCGGCGATGCCACCGCCGAGGGCTCCCCGAGCGCCACGCGGATGTCGCTCGCCCCCGCGGACGGCCCCCGCTCGCTGAGCGCCGCCGCCGCGCAGGGTACCATCACCTTCGACGCGCGCGTCAGCCTGCTGTCGTCGAACCGGGTCGAGGAAGTAAACCGCGCCCCGGCCTCGACCTCCGTGCGCATCGAGGGCCGCGACACCGTGCGCCTGACCTCCGGCGAGGTGCGGCGCGCGAGCTACGACCGCGTGCGCATCGTCTTCACCCGCGTGGAGGCCGACGTGGCCTCCGGCCTGGTGATCGGCGGCGTCAACGTCACCGGCCGCGTCGCGGTCGCCATCGCGCCCGCGGACAGCATCGTGGTCGAGCGCCCCGTATCGCTCGGCGACGAGGATGACGACGTGCGCCTCCTCATCGACCTCGATGCCTCCTCATGGCTCGCATCCACGAACGTGGTGACCCGCATCGTGCCTGCGGCGGCCTTCCAGAGCGCGGTCAAAGTCCGCACCCGCTGAACGCGTAAAAGGAGGGCGCCCCGCATCCGAGGCGCCCTCCTTATCTGTTCTACCGGTGTGATGCGTGGTCAGGGACGTAGATAAGCCTCCAGCAAACGATCCCAGCTCCTCGACACGTCCGCGTACTCGGCCTCGCAGCCTTCCGCGCGCTCGGCGGGGAGGGTGCCGTCCTTGACCCAGTCGGCGTAGCCGTCAGGATCCTGGCCGTACACCAGGCAGAGGACGTTGTAGAAGCGCTGCGGCCCCAGCGCGTGCTCGTCCGCGAAGGCGAGGTCGTCCAGCTCCCCCTCGTCGATCGCGAGCCCGGAGGCGCCGTTGACCGCGACCTCGCTCCCCTCCTCCGAGCCATCCACCAGCATCACGGCGGCGAGCTGGTCCACCGCATCCTCTTCGCGCCCGGCGATGGGGATGTCCAGCACGTCCACCAGCGCGTGCCCCACCTCGTGGAGCGCGGTGAAGAGCAGCGCGTCGCTCACCGCCTGCGCCCCGTGGTCGTCGTCGCCGCCGAGCACCGCGTCCAGGTCGTCCACCAGCTCGTAGCAGAGCGAGACGGCGCGCTTCTCGGGGTCGTAGTAGGCGTTGGGCTCGCCGCACTTCTCGAAGCCGATGGTGACGTCGTTCGGCAGCGCGATCCACCGGTTCAGCCACTCCGCCACCCCTTCCAGGAAGCGCGCCTCGCGGAAGTCGTCCTGCCACTGCGCGAACGTGGAGTCGTCCACGGCCTGGTAGACGACGCGGAACTTCCCCGGCATCGTCGCGGGCGCCGCGGGCGTCTCGGCCCGCAGCGAGCTGATGACGGACGCCGCGCCGCCGGGTGCCTGTGCGGCGGGAAGTTCGCACGCGCCCAGCGCCAGGGAGGCGCTCAGCAGCATGAGCCCGCGCAGCGCGGGAATCGGTGAAGGCATGAAGACCGGCGGCGGGGCGGATGGGACGCGGGGGTGTGGAGAGTACATAAGGTCGGTACAGCGGGGCGCGTTGTCCAGCCCTTTGTTGCAGGGTGAGAGGGCGGGCAGGGAGGCGCCGTCCCGGAGCGGGTGATGGAGATCTCCCGTGCGAACTATGTAACAATTGATAACCAGCCATTGTTTGCGCCGTCCACTTTCGGGTGCGGCAGGTGGAGCTTAGTCGTTCAGAAACCGGAAGATACCAGCCCCGAGCACGATAAAGCCGGTTTCAACTCGCGAAGCAAACGCGCGTATCCGGCCCTTGACCGTACGCGTAAACAGGTGTTACCGTTGCCGCGCCCACCTTTCAGGCATCTATTTTTACTCTCATGGAGGCTCGATGCGTCCCCTCGCGTCGCACACGTCGTATGCGCGCCCGT harbors:
- a CDS encoding DUF4344 domain-containing metallopeptidase translates to MPSPIPALRGLMLLSASLALGACELPAAQAPGGAASVISSLRAETPAAPATMPGKFRVVYQAVDDSTFAQWQDDFREARFLEGVAEWLNRWIALPNDVTIGFEKCGEPNAYYDPEKRAVSLCYELVDDLDAVLGGDDDHGAQAVSDALLFTALHEVGHALVDVLDIPIAGREEDAVDQLAAVMLVDGSEEGSEVAVNGASGLAIDEGELDDLAFADEHALGPQRFYNVLCLVYGQDPDGYADWVKDGTLPAERAEGCEAEYADVSRSWDRLLEAYLRP
- a CDS encoding tetratricopeptide repeat protein; this translates as MTRPLKLSDALDALPRADDLSLLRAALVGASREDGGRVWTAADAYATVGSRLADADALEAGITALAERARDRVERVMRHSVAALRAVDAGDPAAAARALIAAGEVEEEEGRLEEAESFFRRAVELGRKPRDRSGEALALRRLGRVARSRGALNDAVRFYTESFQIGSAQRDGEGAVVACLGLGNVRTDQGLWAKARGWYERGLELLGDGGSPVHRWQLYVNMAVVELRTGALDACERWLDLADEVGDDAAAVHIRNGRGRLAMARGRLEEADAEFQAALEHASSPYAQGLILINVAEVHLARGRVREAEQAARALEAVALAHSLFTLLPDVYRTLGAVARARGDEEAFIFYEQALGICRGESIPAIELATTQHEYALLDAEQGRTESAIARLQVALEIYRELGTGPETERATAELARIARTDAGPTEEG
- a CDS encoding sigma-54 dependent transcriptional regulator; amino-acid sequence: MAEIRLLAIGVALPDAVRALADDARAEATLAAGLRALAEGPWTATILSLDLIADDDELIRRVAREPKTGALVLAAAAPSLRMALAAPSLGAADLLTLPLRADEVARVLRAGEGSADAIPLPDVPDGDDEVVGSSPALVEVFKTVGRVGPSDATVLVTGESGTGKELIARAVHRVSARAGGPFVAVNCAAFPEDLLESELFGHEKGAFTGAVARKIGRFERAGGGTLFLDEIGDMSLVLQAKILRAVQEREIERLGGEERIALDVRVVTATHRDLPALIASGDFREDLYYRLAVVRLHLPPLRERPGDLRPLALHYAARFARAYGRPVRAMSEGALERLASHRWPGNIRELRNALERAVLIAPGEVVLAEHVDLGAAPPGEPRGIALPGYSPTLSFAEMEALHLRQVLEHAEGQIGRAAEILGVHRNTVTRKALEYGILPG